A DNA window from Luteolibacter luteus contains the following coding sequences:
- a CDS encoding thrombospondin type 3 repeat-containing protein: MIQPQPQLLPGTGGTWNVQWLGIQGRSYFLQASDDLVSWHYAPLIEAGNDEIIEYETGALGSRHFLRLAYVNQTASNLDTADFDDDDLGNLAEINVHHTDPLKQDTDEDGMPDGWEINHGLDPNDNGSISFVNGPSGDKDGDGIPNIQEFQGGTDPVSPGSFPVSLIFVERTANQNFSTPSGTLHKWASWLPEESSTDTISSFSSPQGMSGQLESAFTFPALPPTKATISPIGGTVGAVSANYGSTESGGGRSVQGHVQHGRFWLKATPLDIAKGRGSQKFLKMVDRYTGPYSGGSTRVERLITVEKLEAQASTGYSEPFDIKPEVITGPGNFFSSTITILTPVSIKPVEGMAGVVGDMVPSNQTTDPELHFVTPKKTVEIAEDYVTFTATGITEQQITNGDAEQIVEWDGGQPVLNEPLKRKVSRAVADKTPIRIKTLGKFGGQEVAKVNVWVIWCDCAIEDYENVAFLVNRTPDIFEPAGSTYGGIMLRPQEHWRFRFKISPAEMTSGESDRPDLEGPNTTPVPGGLKQHMMEPQFPADHAALKWDVSRRVEFTILNPNLIPKEKFPGSYVFKNQPKVSDPVVSFPQNPVEGNDDPSGQNWRDEDDNPYRELVENGLSHSVGEISSYDGPIFGFKATMGVGGQPWLRLQISKNLRGWSWRARTRAAEIGHGIESPTTWSGIM; this comes from the coding sequence GTGATCCAGCCCCAGCCCCAGCTGCTGCCTGGGACGGGCGGCACGTGGAACGTCCAATGGCTAGGCATCCAAGGACGTAGCTACTTTCTTCAGGCCTCCGATGATTTGGTGAGCTGGCACTACGCTCCTCTGATCGAGGCGGGTAATGACGAGATCATCGAGTATGAGACGGGAGCCCTTGGGAGCCGCCATTTCCTCCGTTTGGCCTATGTCAATCAGACGGCGAGCAATCTCGATACTGCGGATTTTGACGATGACGATCTCGGGAACCTCGCCGAGATCAATGTCCACCACACGGATCCGCTGAAGCAAGACACCGATGAGGACGGAATGCCTGACGGCTGGGAGATCAACCACGGGCTGGACCCGAATGACAACGGCTCGATCAGTTTCGTGAACGGTCCTTCCGGAGACAAGGACGGCGATGGCATCCCAAACATCCAAGAGTTCCAAGGGGGGACCGATCCGGTATCGCCCGGAAGTTTCCCGGTGAGCCTGATCTTTGTAGAAAGGACGGCGAACCAGAATTTCTCCACTCCTAGCGGGACCCTCCACAAGTGGGCTTCCTGGCTGCCGGAGGAGTCTTCCACGGACACCATCAGCAGCTTCTCAAGCCCCCAAGGCATGTCGGGACAGCTTGAAAGTGCCTTCACGTTTCCGGCGCTTCCTCCGACAAAGGCCACGATCTCTCCTATCGGAGGCACGGTTGGGGCGGTAAGTGCCAACTACGGTTCGACGGAAAGCGGGGGAGGCAGGTCAGTTCAGGGCCATGTCCAGCATGGACGTTTTTGGCTCAAGGCGACGCCCTTGGATATTGCCAAGGGAAGAGGGAGCCAGAAGTTCCTGAAGATGGTCGATCGCTATACCGGTCCTTACAGCGGAGGCTCGACACGGGTTGAACGCCTGATCACGGTTGAGAAGCTGGAAGCCCAAGCAAGCACGGGATATTCCGAACCCTTCGATATCAAGCCCGAGGTGATTACGGGTCCCGGGAACTTTTTTTCGAGCACGATCACTATTTTGACCCCGGTGAGTATCAAGCCGGTGGAGGGAATGGCCGGGGTTGTAGGCGATATGGTCCCTAGCAACCAGACCACGGATCCCGAGCTCCATTTCGTAACACCGAAGAAAACTGTCGAGATCGCGGAGGATTATGTCACTTTCACGGCGACTGGAATTACGGAGCAGCAGATTACGAATGGTGATGCGGAGCAGATTGTGGAATGGGATGGAGGGCAGCCGGTTCTTAATGAGCCGTTGAAACGGAAGGTGAGCCGGGCCGTTGCTGATAAAACCCCGATCCGAATCAAGACCCTTGGGAAATTCGGCGGGCAAGAAGTCGCGAAAGTCAACGTTTGGGTGATTTGGTGTGATTGCGCTATTGAGGATTATGAGAACGTGGCATTTTTGGTGAACCGTACGCCGGACATCTTTGAGCCAGCGGGGTCTACCTACGGAGGGATAATGCTTAGGCCTCAAGAGCATTGGAGGTTTCGCTTCAAGATCTCGCCTGCGGAGATGACCTCGGGAGAGTCGGATCGACCGGATCTGGAGGGACCGAATACGACGCCTGTTCCAGGTGGTTTGAAACAACACATGATGGAGCCGCAGTTTCCTGCGGATCATGCTGCCTTGAAGTGGGATGTTTCGAGGAGAGTAGAGTTCACGATACTGAATCCCAATCTTATTCCTAAAGAGAAGTTTCCCGGTTCTTACGTGTTTAAGAATCAACCGAAGGTGTCGGATCCAGTAGTCTCGTTCCCTCAAAATCCTGTAGAAGGCAATGATGATCCGTCTGGGCAAAACTGGCGTGATGAGGATGACAATCCGTACCGTGAGCTGGTGGAGAACGGGCTAAGTCACTCGGTTGGAGAGATTTCGTCCTATGATGGCCCTATCTTTGGTTTCAAGGCAACGATGGGAGTCGGGGGGCAACCTTGGCTCAGGTTGCAAATTTCCAAGAATTTGCGAGGGTGGAGTTGGAGAGCGAGAACAAGGGCGGCGGAGATAGGACATGGTATAGAATCTCCGACTACGTGGAGTGGCATCATGTGA